The genomic interval GCCTTACTGTTGGTTTCCGATCAGCCCATGATCTCCAGCGGCGTGAAGACCGCAAAGAGCGACAAAAAAGTTACGCAGAAATATATGGATATGCACTTGCGCATCGGAATCGACTCGCTCAAGGAATTGATCAACAACGGGGAAGAGGTCAAACACTTGCGGTTTTAGAATCACTTGCACTGTGTCGATTCTTTGACGACGGGCAAGCCGAACGCTTCATACACGGGAACTCCATCCCATTCGGCGGGAATCGGCAACCCGAGGGCGAACGCGGCTGTGGCGGCAGTATCCATCGTGTGAACGCGCGTCGTCAACGGTTTGGGCTGGATACCCGCCCCCGACGCGATCCACGGGATGGTCATATCTTCGGGAAGCGAGTAGCCGTGCGTTGTATCATGCCCGCCATGATCGGCGGTGACGATGATCAGCGTTTCGCCGCGCAAGCCTTTCGCGTCTAATTCGGCAAGAATCAACCCTAATGCCTCGTCCGCGCGGAAAGCGACGCTGATCTGTTGAGACGAAAGCCAGCCGTATGCGTGCCCCATGCCATCCACCAGCGGGAAGTGAACGAACAGCACGCCAAAATTTTCAGGGAAGTCGGCAATCAACCGTTTTGCAACGACCAGGTCGCGGTCATTGACGTAGGTGAAGATGTCAAGGCTTGAAGCGTCGGTCACTTGTTGTAATTTTTCCTTGCCCGCGTGCATCACAGTTTGAAAGCCTGCCGCATGCGCGATGTCGAATAAGTCGGCGCCCTGCGCAATTCCTTTTTCGGGGATATAGTCGTTCCAGTCTACGCCGTGTTTGGATGGACATAAACCGGTCAACATGGATGAATGGGAGACCAGCGTCACGCTTGGGTACACGGTTTGCGCGGATAAGGTATACGCGCCCATCTGCATCAATGTTTGCACATTCCGCATCGGCGCGAGTGAGATCAGGTCAGGGCGCAGTCCGTCAATGGATAAGATCAACACGCGGCGGGCGAGAGGCACAGGCGTGGGCGTGATCGTCGGCGTGGAGGTCTCTGTTGGGGTTGCAGTGAGGGTGGGAGTCGCGGTCAGCGTTGGCGTGAGGGTCGCGGTGGGTGTGGACGTTGGAGAAAAAGGCAAGCCCGCAACATTCGGCATCTGGCAGGCAAGCAGAAGGAGAAAAAGCAAAACGGGAAAAAGGTTTTTGCGATTCATCAGGGTCAACTCTCAATTGAAATTTCTTGCGGGTTCATTGATACTTCTACTTTTTCGCCGTATTGAATGTCTTTGATCTCTTCCGCAATCACTTCAAGCAGGGATGGATTCTGAAAGTGGCGCAATTTCGTTTCGGGATGCGGATAATACACCCAGCCGTCGTATTCCACTTCTTTGAAGATAACTTTGCAACGCGAAAACGAAAAATGTTCGGGCGGATGCAGGTCCGTCCATTTGACGTTGTAAAAAGTGAATTCGGGTCGGACAAGTTTGAACGTGTGCGGGCTAATGTCAATGTTGAGCGTGCCGTTGAAATAATTGCTGAGGTCGAGTCCGCGCGCGGCGAACAAAGGTCGCTGGCGGCTCAAGGCTCCATAGGGGTAGTCAGCCGAAGGTCCGGAAGCGACGCGGTAGCCTTCCACGATTCGTCCACGAACGCGAGTCTGTCGCATGAGGGAAGTATAATGCCGAATGAGGAGTCCTCATGCGCTTTGAAAATAAAACGGTTTTGATCACGGGCGGCAATCGCGGCATCGGTCTTGCGGCGGCGCGTTTGTTCGCGGGGCAGGGGGCGCGAGTCATGTTGATGGCGCGCGACCAGGCGAAAGGGGAGGAAGAAGCGAGGCGCATCCCGAAGGCGAAATTCATCAAAGGCGATGTATCCAATGCCGAAGATTGTCAGCGCGTTATTGAGGAAGTTGTTCACGCTCAAGGCGGGCTGGATGCGCTGATCAATTGCGCGGGAATTATTTTTCGCAATCGAACCGTTGAACAAACGAGCGAAGAGGAATGGGACGCGACGTTCGATGTGAATGTGAAGGGCGCGTTTCTGATGTGCAAACATGCGATGCCGATTCTGCGCGAGCGGAAGGGATGTGTGGTCAACGTCGCTTCATACGTCGGGTTGGTTGGGTTCGCCAACACGGCGGCGTACGCGGCGTCGAAAGCCGCGCTCGTCAACCTGACTCGCACGTTGGCGCTCGATCATGCGCGCGAGGGCGTGCGCGTCAATGCCGTGTGCCCCGGCAGTGTGGATACCGACATGATCCACGACGCGTGGAAAAAGTTTGGCGATGTGGAAGAGGCGAAGCGTGTGTGGGCGGAGAAACATCCGCTTGGCAGGATTGCGCGGGCAGATGAAGTGGCAAACGCAATTTTGTTCCTCGCCAGCGACGAGGCGAGTTTCATCACGGGCGTCGCTTTGCCTGTGGATGGCGGTATCACAGCGGCTTAAAAAGAACTCCGAGATGTTGACCATCTCGGAGTTCTTTGCTTACTTCGCCAAACGTCTCCACTTGATCACAGAGTCAGCCATATCCCAGATGCAGATGCCAATGACGATCGCGGCGCTGATGTTGACCGTCCATTTTGCTGATACTGCCACATTACGCAATTCCTCGGTTGGCGCGTTTTCAGCGAATGTTGCCAGAAATGCGGGACTAAAGATTTCCTGGGTTGTTACCAACGCTACAATGAAGACGATCGTGCCTATGCACAGAAGTACGTTGCTCACGGTCAGCGCGGTCGTCCAGTTGCCGATCTTCAGTTTGAAGAACTCGATCATGTAGGTCAGAAATGCGATCACTGCGAAGATCGGGAACCAGACGTTCCACAAGTTAGGATGAAAGACGGGCACAAATCCTTCATCGCCACGTAGCCATGCCGTGAAGGGAGGCAGGACGATCCATGCGAGGAACAGGCTATAGAACACAATGTTCGTCAACACCTCGCTCACACTGATCTGGCGTGTTGCGGGCGCCTTCGGCAGTTGGGCAACCGTCCATGCTTTGGCTTTGGGTGTGCTCATCTCTTCGGGTTTGGCATTCGAGTGTTCCACGATGATAAAAGCGACAGAGACCCAAAAAAGTATTCCCGTTCCCACGTCGAACACAGACCCTATTGCCCGCTCGATTGCCCCACCGAAATCCAGAGGGTCTTTTGAAAACACTAGAACGAAGGAAACCATTGCAACAATGGGAAGCGCCGTAGAAAGCACACGTTTGAGAGTCGTCAGGTACAGGTCATACCAATCGGGTCCGATCAGGAAGCGTTTGGCTGGCGAATATTTATAGGCGAGCAATTTTGGGTCGCCGAGTTGTTCGAGCGTCTGCGTGATGACCTTCTCATTGGCTGAGTTTGCCGATGCTCC from Candidatus Defluviilinea gracilis carries:
- a CDS encoding alkaline phosphatase family protein; amino-acid sequence: MNRKNLFPVLLFLLLLACQMPNVAGLPFSPTSTPTATLTPTLTATPTLTATPTETSTPTITPTPVPLARRVLILSIDGLRPDLISLAPMRNVQTLMQMGAYTLSAQTVYPSVTLVSHSSMLTGLCPSKHGVDWNDYIPEKGIAQGADLFDIAHAAGFQTVMHAGKEKLQQVTDASSLDIFTYVNDRDLVVAKRLIADFPENFGVLFVHFPLVDGMGHAYGWLSSQQISVAFRADEALGLILAELDAKGLRGETLIIVTADHGGHDTTHGYSLPEDMTIPWIASGAGIQPKPLTTRVHTMDTAATAAFALGLPIPAEWDGVPVYEAFGLPVVKESTQCK
- a CDS encoding SDR family oxidoreductase translates to MRFENKTVLITGGNRGIGLAAARLFAGQGARVMLMARDQAKGEEEARRIPKAKFIKGDVSNAEDCQRVIEEVVHAQGGLDALINCAGIIFRNRTVEQTSEEEWDATFDVNVKGAFLMCKHAMPILRERKGCVVNVASYVGLVGFANTAAYAASKAALVNLTRTLALDHAREGVRVNAVCPGSVDTDMIHDAWKKFGDVEEAKRVWAEKHPLGRIARADEVANAILFLASDEASFITGVALPVDGGITAA